The genomic interval CAGTTATTTGTATAGACTCATCCTCTGCCTTTAAATCTTTGACAATTGCTTTTAATATGGCGTCATCCCCACTATTATCGAATCCATAGTAGCCAGATATTAAAACTTTCTTCATTATAAAAAACTCCTTTATTATAGTTGATAGACTAGAAGCTTTCTAACTCCTCTTTATCGCTGAACTCTAAAATATATCCTACAATTCCAATTGAAATTAATATCCAAAACATCAAAATAATCCTATCGTTAAAGAAAATATGGTCTACTAGCCCATGAAAAAGTACCCCTAATATTGATGCAATTACTGATACACTGATCCTTTTGATTCTAACATCTACTCCCTTAACAAAAGTTATCAAGCTTACCCTAATTGAATTAAATATAAAAGCTATAAATCCTATAAAGCCAAATACTCCCGATTCTAAAAACATTTGTAAAAATACATTATGAGAATGCACAGCCACTATCCCCTGTCTCATATAACGTGGATATATGGCTCTAAAAGCATTTATTCCCAGACCAATTCCATTAATCCAGTGATCTTTAATCATTTGTATAGTAGCTTTCCATAAAGGAATCCTATAAGCGTTAGAACTATCCTCCATGCTTCCAATAGTTGATAGTCTAGTCATTATTGCTTTAGGGCTAATTATAATTAAACCCATTCCTGCTAATATATATAATAATAATAGTCTTCTATCAACAAAAATTGCAAATATCAGCATGGCCAAAAATAGTCCAAGCCAACCACCTCTAGAAAAAGTAAGCAAAATACATAGCCCCTGAATAATCAATCCTAAAAGAAATAATAACTTTTTCAATATACTATCTGTATTATATATAAGAGCAAAGGTTATGGGAATAGTAAGTATCAGATATTCGGCTAATATATTAGGGTTATCAAAAGTTGATATTACCCTCGTTTGAATATCTGGATTTTGCTCCTTATCTATCCAGCTTTCCTTCAACTCAATTCCCGTCTTATATTGATATAAACCATAAAGCCCTACTATAGTAGCAGCAATAATCAATGCAATTATTAAGTAATATAGCTTGCGTTTGTCATCTATCAAGTTCATAGATAAAAATAGGAATAAAAAAGCAATGATATATACTATTAGCTTCACAATACTCTGTTTTAAGGTAAAGGAAGTTATAGCTGCAAAAACTAAAGGAACTAAAAAGAATGTTATTGAGTATTTAATAGGTATTTTCTTAAAACGAAAATCTTCATCTATAAGCATTTTCAATCCAAAAGAAATAGCTGTTAATCCAAATAACAAAGCCACATATCTAAATGAGATAAGTGGTAGCGTTATTACCGTAAAATATAATCCAAATTCAGGCTTATATAATACCAGCACCACTCCAATAATCCCTAATATCATTTTTAATCCTTTTGTTAGTGGAAATAGGAATAATATAATTCCTATTAATAATCCAAATATGAGCCCTATTATATTAACTTTATTCTTTCTAAGATAGTTTTCCATATATCTCTCTCCTATAAATTGTTTAGCTGTTGTAGTCGAATATTTTCTTTATTATTCTTATAAACTTGCTATCCTTGAAAACCAAGTCCATTTCAATATTTAGCCATCCAAATACAAAAGGTAAAATCCCTAAAACTATGATAAATAGGGTTCTTTTAATTGAATATACTCCTTTAATAAAGGATAGTACTCCAAAGGTACATATGCTTGTGCCTATAGCTGTAAACATGAATCTATAGATATCGGAAGCAATAGTTCCCATAACAGAGTTTACTAGGTTAATTAGCAAACTATTAGATATGGATTTGTAAAAGATTCCCCTAATCCATTTTAATAATTTGATAATACCTCCATGAAGCCTTTCAACAGTCTTTAATAGTAAACCATTTTTGCCGTAAATATTTCCATCCTTTAAGAGAGTAGAAATAATGAAGCTATTATTTAAACTATTAATAAATACCTTTTTAATTATTGATAATATTCTACATATAAAGCTATCCTTCCACAAATCTATCAGTAAATTCAAAACCACAAACTCACCTCTATTCCTCTTTTACATTCACTTCTAATATTATAGAGTCCAGAGCATAGGTTTTTGTCCTTAGAACCAATTTATTGCCTATTCTCAATTCACTTTTTCCAGATATTATAGAATTATCAGTTACTATAGCCTCTCCATCTATGGTAATTATTAAATCATATCTGTCTGGAATCTCAGCTGCTTTTATCTCACCTTCTGTCGTTACCACTTCAGTAGATGCTGGATATACTTCCACTTTCTTTATTTGCCCTAGTATCGTCCCTGTATCATATTCTTTCAATATATCCCCTTCCTTTATCACATCCACGCCTATTTTTTCTCGATTCATAACTATAATCTTTAATTCAATAGGTTTGGGCCTTATCATATCAGTTGGATTAGCCCTACTGATCTTATAAAAACCACCTATACTTAAAATTAAAACCATAAGTATTATAAATAAGTCCAGTATATTAAATTTCCCAAAAATTCTTCCCTTCTTATCTAATAAAGGCATTTTCCTTTCCTCCCTAGAATTATTCAAGTATATTAATATCTGTAATAATGGATTTTACGGAACTCAAAGTACTCTTCAAAAATACTGTACCCTCAATTCTCATGTCTCTGCCTCCCATACGGATATAATCATCGGTAATTATAGCATCTCCCCTAATAGTTATATATACATCATATCTATTTGGTCTTCTGCTCTTCACTATTCTCCCATCACCAGTTTCCACTAATTCATAGGCATCCGTTACCTCTTTAGCCACAACTTCTCCTATAACCTGGTTAGTATCCTTATCCTTAAAAATATCTCCTATTTTAATGCCATTGACAGATTCCATTAAAACTCCTTCTACTCTATAGGTTATCTCTACAGGTACCTTCTCTACGGAAGTACCGCTAGGTTTCAATACAAATGAATATCCAACATAAAAAATTGCCACTAATATACAGATAATTGCAATATCTATCCAATTAAATTTTCTCTTCATATTATCACCTACCTAATATTTGTTGGTAAATTAATATCTGTTTATCTGCCATCTTTTCTGATGTATAAAGTTTATTAATTTTATCGTATAGATTATTGCCCAAGAACTTTCTTAACTCTTCATCCTTGATTAATGTCAACATATGCTTTGCTAAAGTATCTATATCTCCAGGTTCAAACATTAATCCAGTTTCTCCATCAGTTACCAAATCCTTTATTCCACCCACATTGGAAGCTATTATAGGTTTTTTAAATACCCCACCTTCTAAAATTACATAAGGAAAACTTTCACTATAAGAAGTATTGGTATTTATATCCATTTGGTTGATAAAGCTATATGGATCTCGAATATATCCCAATAAATGTACTTTGTCATCAATCCCTAAATCTTCTGATAATTTTAATAGGTTTTCGCGCTCTTCCCCATCACCTGCAATAAAAAATTCAACATCCTGTCTTTCTTGTAATACCTTATGGGCAGCTTTTATAAATACATCCACTCCCTTTACAGGATATAACCTAGCCAAAATCCCTACCTTTATTGTGTTTTCATCTAGAATTATTCCATATTCCTGCAAGAAGCTTTTATTTATATTTGCTGATTCAACTTCCTTCACATTTATCCCATTATAAACCGTCATTACCCTATCAGGGTCAAACTTTCTATCTATAAGCATTTCTCTAAAACTTTCAGAAACCCCAATATAATAATCAATATGTTTCAGTGAAAAATAATTAATATTTTTATAAATAAGATTTTTATAAAAGTTCCCTTTAAAATCCAATTTATAATCGCTGTGTATTGTAGTCACAGCAGGAATATGACAAAACCTTTTTAGGATATACGTAATAAAATTTGCCCTAGCCCCATGGCAATGGATTAAATCATATTCTTCTTTTTTGATTTCTTCCAATAATCTTTTTATGATAGATAGATCATAACGCTTTTTTTGCTCAAAAACTTGAATATTGATTCCCTTTTCTTTAGCCTCATAATAGAATTCGCCCTTAATAAAACAAATAATCTTTACATCAATTCTTTCGTTTAACTCTTGCAATAAGTTTATTACATGGGTCTTAGCCCCTCCTGTATCTCCTCCACTAATTAAATGTAAAACTTTCATTATATTAACCTATTGTATAATAGGTTCGACCCTCCTTTTATATATTTCCTAAATCTATTTATCCTTTAATCAAGTCATAATATAAATTGTGCGTTTTTTCTAGCATACTAATTTGAGAAAAATTCTTTATTACCATATCCCTACAATTCGATTTAAATGAATTTAACTGCTGATTATTATTATATAATTCAACAATTACTTTGGCAAATCTATCTTTATCTCCAAAGGGTATTAAAACTCCCACATGGCCCTTTTCGAATATTTCTGGAACTCCTCCAACCTCGGTAGCTACAACAGGTACACCACAGGATAATGCTTCTATAATAGAAAATGAAATGGCCTCATTTTCGGAAGGAGATATATAAATATCGGTAGCTGCTAGTATTTCAGGAATATCTTCTCTATACCCTAAGAAGATCACATGATTTTCCAAGTCATACTCTTTTACCTTTTCTCTAATAAAACCTTGATCTTCTCCTTCTCCTACTAATAACGCTTTAAAATTTGCAATATATTTTTTTAACTCATTTAATCCTTCAATCAAAAAGCTATAACCCTTTTCCTTCCTAAATCTCGATATGGTAGTTAATACAAGGGTATCCTTTTCAATATTTAGCTCATCCCTTATAAATCCATCTCCCAAAGGCTTAAAATAATCAGTGTCCACCCCATTGTATATCACCTGGATCCTATCTGGTGATATGCCTTCTTTTATTAAGGATAATTCCACAGCTTTAGAAACACATACAATCCTATCTACAAATTTGGAAAAGATTCTATTGAAAAACTTAATTATACTATTATTTTCTGCAATTAAATGGGTGGTCCATATTATTTTAACCCTTGGATTAAATATTTTTGATAAAACGCTAATATAATTTTCCCTCAAAAAATGGGTTTGGATTATATCAATATCGTTCTCTTTACAGTATTTGGCTACTTTCCTAGCAGCCACTATATCGAATACATTTCTCATCTTCATTATTTCCACATTACTGCATCTATTTAAAATTTTTTCATGGTTAGTCCCTTCATGGTCACATATTACAAAATAATTCACATCTTCTTCAGGATTGTCTAGTAAATTATACAAATAGGTTTCTGTACCGCCCTTTTCTATACTGAAAATTATTTGGAGTATATTCAAAGCCATTCTCCTTTCGGCTAAACTTTCATATGATTAGAGTTTTTTTAATATATCCATGTATTTATCCTTCAATTTTTTATTCTTCATATAGCTTAGGATTAAATTATATCTACTGCTTAGTTGCCTAAATTCATAAGGATTAAATTTCTCCTCAATAAGGATATCGTTAAATTCAATTATCTTATCTAAATCTCCTTTTACAAATCCTTCTAAAGCATAACCTTCCTTTGCAATAAGCCTTAATGCCCTATTAACCGACATAAAAGCATCAAATCCCATAACATATTGAGATTCAAATACACGATATAGGCTGTTTTTCTTTTGGAATAAATGCTTATCCATTATAGTAATTGAATTAATAATATCTGGCCTAATAGGAGTATTTACGCTATACATATAAATATGATTAAAACTACTATTCCAACGTTTTATACTCTCAATAACTATCCTCGCACTATTTACATGGTCTATATGACCATCCAAAAGGAAAGGAACATAGATAATATCTGGATTCTCCTTGATTAAAATGGAATAGACTTTATCGATATATTTATCCTTAACTATAACTTGTCCATCGGGAATATCTAAAAAATACACTTTGTCCATCCCAATTAGGTCCTTTATCTTATTAGCTTCTTCCTTCCTCAATTGAATTAAGGATTCCTTATCTAGATTAGATACCGCTCCTCCTCCATCTGCCACATATAAGCAGACTATCCGATCCCCTTTTTCCCCATGCATTAAAAGAGTTCCTCCCGCTCCAATGGTTTCATCATCTACATGGGGCGCTATAAATAATATCTTGTTGTTCTTATCCGAGAAAGCAGTAGTTTTCTCATAGGTTCCTTTTTCACATAAGCTGTAATACACATGCAAAAATACATTATTGAGTAATATAATAGGATATTTCAAAATGATTTTAACAAACTTCTTTAACAACTAATTCACTTCCTCCGTTAATCCTTGTATTATTTCATACTCTCCTCTAACTAAAAACACAGAATCATTAATAGCATGAACTCCTCTTCCATCATCTCTTGGGACTATCAATAAATGATTTAAAGGTACTTCTTCACCCCTTTTTAAATCCTTTCCATCTGTTAAATCCGATAGGCCATCTTTACCCATGGCTACTATCTTCGCTTTTCCAGGTCCATTTCCTGTTCCCCCTCTCAGTATAATCTCTGTTCCCCCTTTCCCAATAATAGATTGGCCAGATGATATCTCCACCACTACAAAGGTATTAGACAAATTATTATTCTCTCCAATGTTCAATAATCTGTTATCTATGTATTGTTTTAGTTCATCTATTTTTTTCTCTAAATAGCTCAATGACACCAAAGGGTCTGTTTCCGAGCCTGGCTCTGAAAAAACAAATACACTTCCTAAAATTACCAATATTATAATTAACCCAGATAAAACTTTCTTGAAATTGGCAGCTTTCATCTAATCTCCTCCTCTTTTAATTATTAAAAGTAATCTGCCTTATACTCGGGAATAGGTATCCTTTCTTCAACTTCTATTCCATTATTATAAAAAACTATAGTAGCCTTGTTTTTAAATATTTTATATATGATAGTCTTATTGGTAGTATATTTAAACAATATAGGAAAACTAGCTTTAATAAAATAGTCTTTAAATTTTCCATTAAACCTTCCTAATACATAATAAATATTTTTTCCCCTATTAAATAGCAGGTAAAATTCCCCACCTTTTTGACAATAGTGATATTTTTTTATTGGAGATTTAATAAATCTCCACATTAAATAGTCGTCATCTATAAAATGGGTTTCATCCTTTAATCTAACCTTATTAAATACAGGTTCTAAATATGCGAATCTATCTATCTTCCAACCTAGTTTTAAATTCCCTGGCAAAGAGTTTTCATTGGGAAAATTATAGATAAAGGCTCCTTTCGTGTTTTCCAAGGCTGTTAAGCTTGTTTTTGTAAATATACCCCTTCCCCTATATTCCTTTAATACGGCTGTATCACAAGGTTGGTAGCATAGATAATTCCCTATATCGTTCCTCCAAAAGGCTCTTATTCCGATAACCTTGTTCTTATCATAAGCCAAAACAATATATGAATCTCCATAAATATTATCTAAGTATTTCCAATTAAACCATTCTAAATCATAATTGGTGTTAAAAACCCTATTGAAGACTTGTAAAAATCCTTCTTTTTCTTCCTTAGACAATTGACTGCTCAACTTACATGTATAAATTAAATCTTCTTTATCCGACAAAATTCAACACCTTCTTTCCCGTATATATTACCCTTCTTCATTTGATTATACTACAATTTAGCTGCCTTTTAAATAAAAGAAAAAAGGCTCCTACCGAAAATATTATGGGGAAGCCTTTTGATACTCATTATAGAAAGCACTCCTATTAAATTTTCATAAGTCTATAAGACCTAAACTTATTTTTAGACACTCATCTACTTTAGCCATCATTTCATCATTGAATCTGCCTATTTTTTCTCGCAGTCTCTTCTTGTCAATGGTTCTAACCTGTTCCAATAACACTACAGAATCTTTTGGAAGTCCATACTCTGGAGCACTGATTTCCACATGGGTAGGTAGCTTAGCTTTATTTATTTGAGAAGTAATAGCAGCTACAATGGTAGTAGGACTGTACTTATTCCCTATATCATTCTGGATAACGAGAACTGGTCTTATTCCACCTTGCTCTGAACCAACAACAGGACTCAGGTCAGCATAAAAAACATCTCCTCTTTTTATATTCACATTTTTTCACACCCAGTTAAATTTGTTTCATATTGGCTTAATTCTGCCATATCCTGTTCAAAGCCAATTTCAGCAAGAGCTAAGTTTATCTTACTCATTTCAACATATCCATCCTTCAATCTTTGAGAAACTTCCATGCGCCTTTTTTCGCGAATATATAATTTCATAGCCTCTTTAATGAATTCACTCCTATTCTTCTTTTCCATGGAGACGATAAAATCTACCTCTTTTAACAAACTATTTGGTAGGCTAACCGTAATCCTCTTAGTCTCAGCCATTGAATTTCCACCCCCAAGCAAGTTATATAAAACCAAAAAAGCCCACAAGTATAAGTCAATTATATATCCTTAGCATTAAGTGTGTCAATATAAATAGATATTTATTCAAATATGGATTATTCCAATAAATAATCTATTACATCTATTATTTCTCCATTTTTTACATATATTCTAGGAACCCTCCTTCCAACCATACAAACTATTTCATAGTTTATAGTATTTAATCTATTTGCAACCTCGTCTACATGGGGGACCCCTTCTTTCCCATAGCCAAACAATATTACCTCATCTCCTACCTTCACATTATCTAAATCGGTAACATCTAACATACATTGATCCATACATATTCTAC from Tepidimicrobium xylanilyticum carries:
- a CDS encoding glycosyltransferase family 4 protein, with the protein product MKVLHLISGGDTGGAKTHVINLLQELNERIDVKIICFIKGEFYYEAKEKGINIQVFEQKKRYDLSIIKRLLEEIKKEEYDLIHCHGARANFITYILKRFCHIPAVTTIHSDYKLDFKGNFYKNLIYKNINYFSLKHIDYYIGVSESFREMLIDRKFDPDRVMTVYNGINVKEVESANINKSFLQEYGIILDENTIKVGILARLYPVKGVDVFIKAAHKVLQERQDVEFFIAGDGEERENLLKLSEDLGIDDKVHLLGYIRDPYSFINQMDINTNTSYSESFPYVILEGGVFKKPIIASNVGGIKDLVTDGETGLMFEPGDIDTLAKHMLTLIKDEELRKFLGNNLYDKINKLYTSEKMADKQILIYQQILGR
- a CDS encoding glycosyltransferase, which translates into the protein MNILQIIFSIEKGGTETYLYNLLDNPEEDVNYFVICDHEGTNHEKILNRCSNVEIMKMRNVFDIVAARKVAKYCKENDIDIIQTHFLRENYISVLSKIFNPRVKIIWTTHLIAENNSIIKFFNRIFSKFVDRIVCVSKAVELSLIKEGISPDRIQVIYNGVDTDYFKPLGDGFIRDELNIEKDTLVLTTISRFRKEKGYSFLIEGLNELKKYIANFKALLVGEGEDQGFIREKVKEYDLENHVIFLGYREDIPEILAATDIYISPSENEAISFSIIEALSCGVPVVATEVGGVPEIFEKGHVGVLIPFGDKDRFAKVIVELYNNNQQLNSFKSNCRDMVIKNFSQISMLEKTHNLYYDLIKG
- a CDS encoding PIG-L deacetylase family protein — its product is MLKKFVKIILKYPIILLNNVFLHVYYSLCEKGTYEKTTAFSDKNNKILFIAPHVDDETIGAGGTLLMHGEKGDRIVCLYVADGGGAVSNLDKESLIQLRKEEANKIKDLIGMDKVYFLDIPDGQVIVKDKYIDKVYSILIKENPDIIYVPFLLDGHIDHVNSARIVIESIKRWNSSFNHIYMYSVNTPIRPDIINSITIMDKHLFQKKNSLYRVFESQYVMGFDAFMSVNRALRLIAKEGYALEGFVKGDLDKIIEFNDILIEEKFNPYEFRQLSSRYNLILSYMKNKKLKDKYMDILKKL
- a CDS encoding type II toxin-antitoxin system PemK/MazF family toxin, with the protein product MNIKRGDVFYADLSPVVGSEQGGIRPVLVIQNDIGNKYSPTTIVAAITSQINKAKLPTHVEISAPEYGLPKDSVVLLEQVRTIDKKRLREKIGRFNDEMMAKVDECLKISLGLIDL
- a CDS encoding GNAT family N-acetyltransferase, translating into MSDKEDLIYTCKLSSQLSKEEKEGFLQVFNRVFNTNYDLEWFNWKYLDNIYGDSYIVLAYDKNKVIGIRAFWRNDIGNYLCYQPCDTAVLKEYRGRGIFTKTSLTALENTKGAFIYNFPNENSLPGNLKLGWKIDRFAYLEPVFNKVRLKDETHFIDDDYLMWRFIKSPIKKYHYCQKGGEFYLLFNRGKNIYYVLGRFNGKFKDYFIKASFPILFKYTTNKTIIYKIFKNKATIVFYNNGIEVEERIPIPEYKADYF
- a CDS encoding DUF4330 domain-containing protein; this translates as MKRKFNWIDIAIICILVAIFYVGYSFVLKPSGTSVEKVPVEITYRVEGVLMESVNGIKIGDIFKDKDTNQVIGEVVAKEVTDAYELVETGDGRIVKSRRPNRYDVYITIRGDAIITDDYIRMGGRDMRIEGTVFLKSTLSSVKSIITDINILE
- a CDS encoding O-antigen ligase family protein; translated protein: MENYLRKNKVNIIGLIFGLLIGIILFLFPLTKGLKMILGIIGVVLVLYKPEFGLYFTVITLPLISFRYVALLFGLTAISFGLKMLIDEDFRFKKIPIKYSITFFLVPLVFAAITSFTLKQSIVKLIVYIIAFLFLFLSMNLIDDKRKLYYLIIALIIAATIVGLYGLYQYKTGIELKESWIDKEQNPDIQTRVISTFDNPNILAEYLILTIPITFALIYNTDSILKKLLFLLGLIIQGLCILLTFSRGGWLGLFLAMLIFAIFVDRRLLLLYILAGMGLIIISPKAIMTRLSTIGSMEDSSNAYRIPLWKATIQMIKDHWINGIGLGINAFRAIYPRYMRQGIVAVHSHNVFLQMFLESGVFGFIGFIAFIFNSIRVSLITFVKGVDVRIKRISVSVIASILGVLFHGLVDHIFFNDRIILMFWILISIGIVGYILEFSDKEELESF
- a CDS encoding DUF4330 domain-containing protein, giving the protein MPLLDKKGRIFGKFNILDLFIILMVLILSIGGFYKISRANPTDMIRPKPIELKIIVMNREKIGVDVIKEGDILKEYDTGTILGQIKKVEVYPASTEVVTTEGEIKAAEIPDRYDLIITIDGEAIVTDNSIISGKSELRIGNKLVLRTKTYALDSIILEVNVKEE
- a CDS encoding CopG family ribbon-helix-helix protein, translating into MAETKRITVSLPNSLLKEVDFIVSMEKKNRSEFIKEAMKLYIREKRRMEVSQRLKDGYVEMSKINLALAEIGFEQDMAELSQYETNLTGCEKM